One window of the Zea mays cultivar B73 chromosome 3, Zm-B73-REFERENCE-NAM-5.0, whole genome shotgun sequence genome contains the following:
- the LOC100500950 gene encoding retinol dehydrogenase 11 isoform X1: MGILALITGKAGASGFGSASTAEQVTDGADASRLTVAITGGASGIGLETSRVFALRGAHVVIAARNTEAASEARKTIMEKNPTARIDVLKLDLSSLKSVRAFVDQFNSMKLPLNILINNAGVMFCPFQLSKDGVEMQFATNHLGHFLLTNLLLDTMKATAKSTGIEGRIVNLSSVAHHHTYPKGIDFDNLNDEKIYNDKMAYGQSKLANLLHAKELSRRLKEEGANITVNSVHPGLIMTNLMRHSFVLMKVLQVATYILWKNVPQGAATTCYVGLSPQLKGVTGKYFADCNVEKTSKLARSEELAKQLWDFSEELIKSAK, from the exons ATGGGTATCCTCGCGCTCATCACCGGCAAGGCGGGCGCCAGCGGGTTCGGGTCGGCGTCCACGGCGGAGCAGGTCACCGACGGCGCTGACGCCAGCCGCCTCACCGTCGCTATCACAG GAGGAGCTAGTGGCATTGGTCTGGAGACATCAAGAGTCTTCGCCCTGAGAGGAGCCCATGTGGTCATCGCTGCTAGAAACACAGAGGCTGCATCAGAAGCAAGAAAGACCATCATGGAGAAGAACCCAACGGCACGTATTGATGTTCTGAAGCTAGACCTCAGCTCCCTCAAGTCTGTCAGGGCTTTTGTGGACCAGTTCAACTCGATGAAACTCCCTCTAAACATCCTGAT AAATAATGCAGGCGTCATGTTCTGCCCTTTTCAACTGTCTAAAGACGGGGTCGAGATGCAGTTCGCGACAAATCATCTAG GACACTTTCTGCTTACCAATCTCCTCCTTGATACCATGAAGGCCACTGCCAAGTCTACGGGCATTGAGGGCCGCATTGTGAACCTGTCATCAGTCGCCCACCACCATACGTATCCGAAGGGAATTGACTTCGATAACCTCAACGATGAGAAAAT ATACAACGACAAAATGGCTTATGGACAGTCTAAGCTGGCGAACTTGCTGCATGCGAAGGAGCTCTCTAGAAGGCTGAAG gaagaaggagcaaacatcACAGTTAACAGTGTCCATCCTGGATTGATCATGACCAATTTGATGAGGCACTCCTTTGTTCTCATGA AGGTGCTTCAGGTTGCCACTTACATACTGTGGAAGAATGTACCCCAG GGAGCTGCGACTACTTGCTACGTAGGACTGAGCCCTCAACTCAAGGGAGTGACAGGAAAGTACTTTGCTGACTGCAACGTGGAGAAGACGAGCAAACTGGCGAGGAGCGAGGAGTTGGCGAAGCAGCTCTGGGACTTCAGCGAGGAGCTGATCAAGTCTGCGAAGTGA